A genomic window from Lotus japonicus ecotype B-129 chromosome 1, LjGifu_v1.2 includes:
- the LOC130734133 gene encoding protein FAR1-RELATED SEQUENCE 5-like isoform X1, producing the protein MKLRCSVFGSPRLSLPVSKCYFGPLLLQVFFFVQFFVGVFIFNCFLSCAEDCKPKLGMVFDSREDAWMFWLNYGKKVGFGVRREYCHTKKDGSVSSCRFVCCKEDVRKVDKQYYKIVNPRPETRTNCQVRLGLKQKDGKLVVHDFLEEHNHILHLQETSHMLPSQRKVLEVQSHQIELADDAGLQQKKSFELMSKQVGGRSNLGYTRLDQKNYLRKKKAKKFVTWGSWLYIAILSEKVS; encoded by the exons ATGAAGCTTCGTTGCAGCGTTTTTGGGTCTCCACGACTGTCTCTTCCGGTGAGCAAATGCTACTTTG GTCCTCTTCTTCTGCAAGTATTCTTCTTTGTTCAATTCTTTGTTGGTGTGTTTATTTTTAACTGCTTCCTATCTTGTGCAG AAGATTGCAAGCCAAAGCTAGGTATGGTTTTTGATAGCAGAGAGGATGCTTGGATGTTTTGGCTAAATTATGGCAAAAAAGTTGGATTTGGAGTGAGGAGGGAATATTGTCACACCAAAAAAGATGGCTCAGTTTCTTCTTGTCGGTTTGTTTGTTGCAAAGAAGACGTGCGAAAGGTGGACAAACAATATTATAAGATAGTCAATCCAAGACCGGAGACAAGAACAAACTGTCAAGTGAGGTTGGGACTTAAGCAAAAGGATGGAAAACTAGTAGTGCATGACTTTCTTGAGGAGCACAACCACATATTACATTTGCAAGAAACGTCTCATATGCTGCCATCTCAAAGAAAAGTTTTAGAAGTTCAAAGCCACCAAATTGAGTTAGCTGATGATGCTGGTCTGCAACAAAAGAAGTCGTTTGAGTTGATGAGTAAACAAGTGGGAGGGAGATCAAACCTGGGATACACTCGCCTTGATCAAAAGAACTATCTCCGAAAAAAGAAGGCAAAGAAGTTTGTTACATGGGGAAGCTGGTTATATATTGCAATACTTTCAGAGAAAGTTAGTTGA
- the LOC130734133 gene encoding protein FAR1-RELATED SEQUENCE 5-like isoform X2: protein MKLRCSVFGSPRLSLPVSKCYFGPLLLQVFFFVQFFVGVFIFNCFLSCADCKPKLGMVFDSREDAWMFWLNYGKKVGFGVRREYCHTKKDGSVSSCRFVCCKEDVRKVDKQYYKIVNPRPETRTNCQVRLGLKQKDGKLVVHDFLEEHNHILHLQETSHMLPSQRKVLEVQSHQIELADDAGLQQKKSFELMSKQVGGRSNLGYTRLDQKNYLRKKKAKKFVTWGSWLYIAILSEKVS, encoded by the exons ATGAAGCTTCGTTGCAGCGTTTTTGGGTCTCCACGACTGTCTCTTCCGGTGAGCAAATGCTACTTTG GTCCTCTTCTTCTGCAAGTATTCTTCTTTGTTCAATTCTTTGTTGGTGTGTTTATTTTTAACTGCTTCCTATCTTGTGCAG ATTGCAAGCCAAAGCTAGGTATGGTTTTTGATAGCAGAGAGGATGCTTGGATGTTTTGGCTAAATTATGGCAAAAAAGTTGGATTTGGAGTGAGGAGGGAATATTGTCACACCAAAAAAGATGGCTCAGTTTCTTCTTGTCGGTTTGTTTGTTGCAAAGAAGACGTGCGAAAGGTGGACAAACAATATTATAAGATAGTCAATCCAAGACCGGAGACAAGAACAAACTGTCAAGTGAGGTTGGGACTTAAGCAAAAGGATGGAAAACTAGTAGTGCATGACTTTCTTGAGGAGCACAACCACATATTACATTTGCAAGAAACGTCTCATATGCTGCCATCTCAAAGAAAAGTTTTAGAAGTTCAAAGCCACCAAATTGAGTTAGCTGATGATGCTGGTCTGCAACAAAAGAAGTCGTTTGAGTTGATGAGTAAACAAGTGGGAGGGAGATCAAACCTGGGATACACTCGCCTTGATCAAAAGAACTATCTCCGAAAAAAGAAGGCAAAGAAGTTTGTTACATGGGGAAGCTGGTTATATATTGCAATACTTTCAGAGAAAGTTAGTTGA